In Halobaculum limi, one DNA window encodes the following:
- a CDS encoding DUF2182 domain-containing protein: MIQDKVTVATRILPDPVVRFLERTTTADGLSPTALTLGKLTIVLWTALFAGVLPFPEMPAGLGMTAPGAPEAAAVAAGFSGAAQYLLMWGVMMAAMMYPAVFSRSVDYVESVDGSAVTKLFVGTGFLGAYSLAWVTTGVIPLVVEVLVDVNTLATTYGRFVVPAALVVAGVYQFTRHKRDAVASCCAMTPSCGDGLVAGAVRDGLRHFKSCFTCTWALCSLMVVFGTMNLFWMLLLSAVFTAERATDGDRVAATVGAMLLWTAASVLLTGVPGYF; the protein is encoded by the coding sequence ATGATTCAAGACAAAGTCACAGTCGCGACCCGGATCCTCCCCGACCCGGTCGTCCGATTCCTCGAACGCACGACCACCGCCGATGGCCTCTCGCCGACGGCGCTCACACTCGGCAAACTGACGATCGTCCTCTGGACGGCGTTGTTCGCCGGTGTTCTTCCGTTTCCCGAGATGCCGGCGGGACTCGGGATGACCGCTCCCGGTGCTCCAGAAGCCGCCGCGGTCGCCGCCGGGTTCTCCGGTGCTGCTCAGTACCTCCTCATGTGGGGAGTGATGATGGCCGCGATGATGTACCCGGCTGTATTCAGCCGGAGCGTGGACTACGTCGAGTCGGTCGACGGATCGGCGGTCACGAAACTGTTCGTCGGCACCGGCTTCCTCGGCGCCTACAGTCTCGCGTGGGTCACGACGGGGGTGATACCCCTGGTCGTCGAGGTGCTCGTCGACGTCAACACGCTCGCAACGACGTACGGCCGGTTCGTCGTTCCGGCGGCACTGGTCGTCGCCGGCGTCTACCAGTTCACCCGCCACAAGCGCGACGCTGTCGCCTCCTGCTGTGCGATGACGCCGTCCTGCGGCGACGGCCTCGTCGCGGGCGCGGTCCGCGACGGCCTTCGCCACTTCAAGTCGTGTTTTACCTGCACGTGGGCGCTGTGCTCACTGATGGTCGTGTTCGGGACGATGAACCTGTTCTGGATGCTGCTGTTGTCCGCCGTGTTCACGGCCGAACGCGCCACCGACGGCGACCGGGTTGCAGCGACCGTGGGCGCGATGCTGCTGTGGACAGCCGCAAGCGTGCTCCTCACCGGCGTCCCCGGCTACTTCTGA
- a CDS encoding helix-turn-helix transcriptional regulator, with product MYPTTDFRPTSTIRRPTSFDPAPLTELGGFKLNLLFILSQLDEPRPSGREIHEAVQAQCPTDEVKHGRFYRNLSELAEDGYVDVRPIDGRTNGYKLTEETARRLHAHIRWEAQCLFGSTADAEGGA from the coding sequence ATGTATCCAACTACCGACTTCAGACCGACGAGTACCATCCGCAGACCAACCAGCTTCGATCCCGCCCCCCTCACCGAACTCGGTGGGTTCAAGCTAAATCTCCTGTTCATCCTCTCGCAGTTGGACGAACCGCGTCCCTCGGGACGGGAGATTCACGAGGCCGTCCAAGCGCAGTGTCCGACAGACGAGGTGAAGCACGGCCGCTTCTACCGCAACCTCTCGGAGTTGGCCGAAGACGGCTACGTCGACGTTCGACCGATCGATGGGCGGACGAACGGTTACAAACTCACCGAGGAGACAGCCCGCCGGCTACACGCCCATATCCGCTGGGAGGCGCAGTGTCTGTTCGGGAGCACCGCCGACGCGGAGGGGGGCGCGTGA